A stretch of Phragmites australis chromosome 12, lpPhrAust1.1, whole genome shotgun sequence DNA encodes these proteins:
- the LOC133886599 gene encoding protein ZINC INDUCED FACILITATOR-LIKE 1-like isoform X1, which produces MEEGRRQAAAEQSAPLLEKATGGGGNGVYLEGCPGCAVDRRKAENPGIPYGSLVYIWIVTLCTALPISSLFPFLYFMIRDLHVAKRTEDIGFYAGFVGASFMFGRCLTSTIWGIAADRIGRKPVVMFGIFSVVVFNTLFGLSVSYWMAIATRFLLGALNGLLGPIKAYAIEVCRPEHEALALSLVSTAWGIGLIIGPAIGGYLALPAEKFPNVFSPESLFGRFPYLLPCLCTSVFAAAVLISCIWMPETLHKHKVNDNGNKSIEALEAHLIDPKEKVEQSGSLNTKKSLFKNWPLMSSIIIYCVFSFHDMAYTEVFSLWAESDKKYGGLSLSSEDVGQVLAVTGASLLVYQLLIYPRINKVLGPIKSSQIAAILCIPILFAYPYMTYLSEPGLSIVLNIASVIKNNLGVTIITGTFILQNNAVPQDQRGAANGLSMTGMSFFKAVAPAGAGIVFSWAQKRQHAFFFPGDQMVFVLLNVVELLGLILTFKPFLAVPEQSDRD; this is translated from the exons AtggaggaggggcggcggcaggcggcggcggagcagtCGGCGCCGCTGCTGGAGAAGGCCACCGGCGGGGGCGGCAATGGCGTGTACTTGGAAGGGTGCCCCGGGTGCGCCGTGGACCGGCGGAAGGCGGAGAATCCGGGGATCCCGTACGGGAGCTTAGTCTACATCTGGATCGTCACCCTCTGCACAG ctttACCAATATCATCGCTGTTCCCCTTCTTGTATTTTATG ATAAGAGACTTGCATGTTGCTAAAAGAACAGAAGATATTGGGTTCTATGCTGGCTTTGTAG GTGCTTCATTTATGTTTGGTAGATGCCTGACTTCAACAATTTGGGGGATAGCGGCAGACCGTATTGGGAGGAAACCAGTCGTCATGTTTGGCATTTTCTCTGT GGTTGTATTTAATACTTTGTTTGGGCTTAGTGTCAGCTATTGGATGGCAATAGCTACACGATTTCTGCTTGGTGCTTTAAATGGTTTACTTGGACCAATAAAG GCTTATGCTATTGAAGTTTGCCGACCTGAACATGAAGCTCTAGCATTATCACTT GTCAGCACAGCTTGGGGAATAGGTCTCATCATTGGTCCTGCTATAGGAGGCTACCTTGCACTG CCTGCAGAAAAGTTTCCAAATGTCTTTTCACCTGAGTCACTATTTGGAAG GTTCCCATACTTGTTACCATGCTTATGCACATCAGtatttgctgctgctgttctcATAAGCTGCATATGGATGCCG GAGACTTTGCACAAGCATAAAGTCAATGACAATGGAAATAAGAGCATTGAAGCTTTAGAAGCTCATCTGATTGATccaaaagaaaaggttgaacAAAGTGGCAGTTTGAATACCAAGAAGAGCTTATTCAAGAATTGGCCATTGATGTCATCAATAATTATCTATTGTGTCTTCTCCTTTCATGACATGGCTTATACAGAG GTGTTCTCTCTATGGGCTGAAAGTGACAAGAAGTATGGCGGACTGAGTTTATCGTCTGAGGATGTAGGTCAAGTGCTTGCTGTTACAG GTGCCAGTCTTCTTGTATATCAACTCCTCATATACCCTCGCATCAACAAAGTTCTTGGGCCTATCAAGTCTTCTCAAATTGCAGCT ATCCTGTGCATACCCATCCTCTTTGCCTACCCCTATATGACATACCTGTCAGAACCTGGATTATCAATCGTTCTGAACATTGCATcggtgataaaaaataatcttGGT GTTACCATCATTACGGGCACTTTCATCCTTCAAAATAATGCTGTG CCTCAGGACCAAAGAGGAGCTGCAAATGGATTGTCCATGACAGGGATGTCCTTTTTCAAGGCAGTTGCTCCAGCAGGAGCAGGCATTGT
- the LOC133886599 gene encoding protein ZINC INDUCED FACILITATOR-LIKE 1-like isoform X2 — translation MGEEGTSPLLKKEYHPGCPGCAYDQKKDLLRGMPYKEFLYVWMISLTAALPISSLFPFLYFMIRDLHVAKRTEDIGFYAGFVGASFMFGRCLTSTIWGIAADRIGRKPVVMFGIFSVVVFNTLFGLSVSYWMAIATRFLLGALNGLLGPIKAYAIEVCRPEHEALALSLVSTAWGIGLIIGPAIGGYLALPAEKFPNVFSPESLFGRFPYLLPCLCTSVFAAAVLISCIWMPETLHKHKVNDNGNKSIEALEAHLIDPKEKVEQSGSLNTKKSLFKNWPLMSSIIIYCVFSFHDMAYTEVFSLWAESDKKYGGLSLSSEDVGQVLAVTGASLLVYQLLIYPRINKVLGPIKSSQIAAILCIPILFAYPYMTYLSEPGLSIVLNIASVIKNNLGVTIITGTFILQNNAVPQDQRGAANGLSMTGMSFFKAVAPAGAGIVFSWAQKRQHAFFFPGDQMVFVLLNVVELLGLILTFKPFLAVPEQSDRD, via the exons ATGGGGGAGGAGGGCACTTCGCCGTTGCTGAAGAAGGAGTACCACCCGGGTTGCCCCGGCTGCGCGTACGACCAGAAGAAGGACCTCCTGAGGGGGATGCCTTACAAGGAGTTCTTGTATGTCTGGATGATTTCTCTCACGGCCG ctttACCAATATCATCGCTGTTCCCCTTCTTGTATTTTATG ATAAGAGACTTGCATGTTGCTAAAAGAACAGAAGATATTGGGTTCTATGCTGGCTTTGTAG GTGCTTCATTTATGTTTGGTAGATGCCTGACTTCAACAATTTGGGGGATAGCGGCAGACCGTATTGGGAGGAAACCAGTCGTCATGTTTGGCATTTTCTCTGT GGTTGTATTTAATACTTTGTTTGGGCTTAGTGTCAGCTATTGGATGGCAATAGCTACACGATTTCTGCTTGGTGCTTTAAATGGTTTACTTGGACCAATAAAG GCTTATGCTATTGAAGTTTGCCGACCTGAACATGAAGCTCTAGCATTATCACTT GTCAGCACAGCTTGGGGAATAGGTCTCATCATTGGTCCTGCTATAGGAGGCTACCTTGCACTG CCTGCAGAAAAGTTTCCAAATGTCTTTTCACCTGAGTCACTATTTGGAAG GTTCCCATACTTGTTACCATGCTTATGCACATCAGtatttgctgctgctgttctcATAAGCTGCATATGGATGCCG GAGACTTTGCACAAGCATAAAGTCAATGACAATGGAAATAAGAGCATTGAAGCTTTAGAAGCTCATCTGATTGATccaaaagaaaaggttgaacAAAGTGGCAGTTTGAATACCAAGAAGAGCTTATTCAAGAATTGGCCATTGATGTCATCAATAATTATCTATTGTGTCTTCTCCTTTCATGACATGGCTTATACAGAG GTGTTCTCTCTATGGGCTGAAAGTGACAAGAAGTATGGCGGACTGAGTTTATCGTCTGAGGATGTAGGTCAAGTGCTTGCTGTTACAG GTGCCAGTCTTCTTGTATATCAACTCCTCATATACCCTCGCATCAACAAAGTTCTTGGGCCTATCAAGTCTTCTCAAATTGCAGCT ATCCTGTGCATACCCATCCTCTTTGCCTACCCCTATATGACATACCTGTCAGAACCTGGATTATCAATCGTTCTGAACATTGCATcggtgataaaaaataatcttGGT GTTACCATCATTACGGGCACTTTCATCCTTCAAAATAATGCTGTG CCTCAGGACCAAAGAGGAGCTGCAAATGGATTGTCCATGACAGGGATGTCCTTTTTCAAGGCAGTTGCTCCAGCAGGAGCAGGCATTGT